One window from the genome of bacterium encodes:
- a CDS encoding deoxyribonuclease IV: MLIGAHVSVAGGMAKAFGWVEKFGCESLQVFTKSQVQWAAKPLEGDDIYAWLCAWENAEWPPCMVHNCYLINLSSADETLRQKSVAAMIDEVERAAVLGIPWVVTHPGASKGTTVEQALENCARSVREALEQTDGCGVGILLENTAGMGSHIGARFEELAQILQLTALPEQTGVCLDTCHAFAAGYDLRTAESYAGVWEQFGKTVGFPMLRAFHLNDCKSAFASHVDRHEAIGEGTISPKAFELLVNDPRFEGLPAVVELKDEHVPGSMELLLGMRQ; the protein is encoded by the coding sequence ATGTTGATTGGCGCACATGTTTCGGTGGCGGGGGGGATGGCGAAGGCTTTTGGGTGGGTGGAGAAGTTCGGCTGTGAAAGCCTTCAGGTATTTACCAAGAGCCAGGTGCAGTGGGCGGCCAAGCCGCTCGAGGGTGACGATATTTACGCGTGGTTGTGCGCCTGGGAGAATGCCGAATGGCCGCCATGCATGGTACACAACTGCTATCTGATCAACCTGTCCAGCGCCGACGAGACCCTGCGGCAGAAGTCCGTGGCGGCGATGATCGACGAAGTCGAGCGTGCGGCGGTGCTGGGGATCCCGTGGGTGGTGACACATCCGGGTGCCTCCAAGGGAACGACGGTCGAACAGGCTCTCGAGAATTGCGCCCGGTCGGTGCGTGAAGCCCTCGAACAGACGGACGGCTGCGGGGTGGGAATCCTGTTAGAGAATACGGCCGGAATGGGGAGCCACATCGGTGCGCGGTTTGAAGAACTGGCGCAGATCCTGCAGTTGACCGCCCTGCCGGAGCAGACGGGAGTCTGTCTGGACACCTGCCATGCCTTTGCGGCGGGGTATGATCTGCGCACCGCGGAAAGCTATGCCGGGGTGTGGGAGCAGTTCGGCAAGACGGTGGGCTTTCCGATGCTGCGGGCTTTTCATCTGAATGACTGCAAATCCGCCTTTGCCAGCCATGTGGACCGCCATGAGGCCATCGGCGAGGGGACCATCAGCCCCAAGGCTTTCGAACTGCTGGTCAATGACCCGCGCTTTGAAGGGCTTCCCGCCGTGGTGGAACTAAAAGATGAGCACGTGCCGGGCAGCATGGAACTGTTGCTGGGTATGCGCCAATAG
- a CDS encoding T9SS type A sorting domain-containing protein → MRLFQLILLLSLGTAQVWAHATFTGYSGAPGRQTCATSCHGASGGTVTVSGFPTSYTPGQAYTITIGHNGGSTIANFNASCRIGTGSSNAGTIAAGTATAAYNVSGETNGIHFSSTNQNSGTFTWTAPAAGTGTVHLYVGAHQGSAGGANTTISVTATEVPGAPGTASAPAPANNAAGVAITTSLSWTAGSGATSHDVFFGTTNPPDSVTNQAGTSFDPAGDLTPGTVYYWQVNERNSIGVTAGPVWQFITLSIPGQASLPVPQTDAPDVAITTGVSWTAGSAAGSHDVYFGTTTPPAFIGNQATLSYDPAGDLTPGTVYYWRIDERNSSGVTPGDVWQFTTLAVPEAATEPSPADGDTAITVRVTLSWLAGARTDAHDVYLGTVNPPPQVMQGQSGGSYTPPQNLAEGTVYYWRVGEVNSSGTTLSPVWSFRTESPNAVGDPKALIPTELALGPVYPNPFNATVTIPFALPQASKVSVTLYDVTGRLVAVMTNGTYGAGVHSVQFSSEGVASGVYLVKLSANGHMLTTKVVALK, encoded by the coding sequence ATGCGCTTGTTTCAGTTGATCTTGCTCCTGTCTCTCGGCACAGCCCAAGTCTGGGCTCATGCGACCTTCACCGGCTATTCCGGTGCTCCGGGGAGACAGACCTGTGCGACCAGTTGCCACGGGGCATCGGGAGGCACGGTGACCGTCAGTGGCTTCCCTACCTCCTACACTCCGGGACAGGCTTACACCATCACCATCGGCCACAATGGGGGCAGCACCATTGCCAACTTCAATGCATCCTGCCGCATCGGCACGGGGAGCAGCAATGCCGGAACCATTGCCGCGGGCACGGCCACGGCGGCTTACAATGTGAGCGGTGAAACCAACGGCATCCATTTCTCCAGCACCAATCAGAATTCGGGCACATTCACGTGGACAGCACCGGCGGCTGGAACCGGAACAGTGCATCTTTACGTGGGCGCACACCAAGGGTCTGCCGGCGGCGCCAATACGACGATCTCAGTGACCGCTACCGAAGTGCCCGGCGCGCCGGGTACGGCAAGTGCCCCCGCTCCTGCGAACAATGCCGCCGGGGTGGCAATTACCACAAGTCTTTCCTGGACAGCAGGCAGCGGTGCGACGTCCCACGATGTGTTCTTCGGCACGACCAATCCGCCGGACTCGGTGACCAATCAGGCTGGAACATCCTTTGATCCGGCGGGGGATCTGACTCCGGGGACAGTCTATTACTGGCAGGTTAACGAACGCAATAGCATTGGAGTGACGGCGGGGCCTGTCTGGCAGTTTATCACGCTGTCGATTCCGGGACAGGCGAGCTTGCCGGTTCCGCAAACGGACGCGCCGGATGTAGCGATCACGACAGGAGTGAGCTGGACGGCAGGCAGTGCCGCAGGATCGCATGATGTCTATTTCGGCACAACGACCCCACCTGCCTTCATCGGCAATCAGGCCACCCTCAGTTATGACCCGGCGGGAGATCTGACTCCGGGAACGGTTTATTACTGGCGGATTGATGAGCGCAACAGTTCGGGTGTGACCCCGGGCGATGTCTGGCAGTTTACGACATTGGCAGTTCCGGAAGCGGCCACCGAGCCTTCTCCGGCGGACGGCGACACGGCGATTACGGTGCGGGTGACCCTCTCCTGGCTGGCAGGGGCGCGGACGGATGCGCATGATGTGTATCTGGGCACGGTCAATCCACCGCCACAGGTGATGCAGGGACAGAGCGGTGGCTCCTATACTCCGCCGCAGAACCTTGCCGAAGGCACAGTGTATTACTGGCGCGTGGGGGAAGTCAATTCCTCGGGGACGACGCTTAGCCCGGTGTGGAGCTTCCGCACGGAGAGTCCCAATGCGGTGGGTGATCCGAAAGCGTTGATACCAACGGAGCTGGCCTTGGGTCCGGTCTATCCCAATCCCTTCAATGCCACGGTGACGATTCCCTTTGCCTTGCCGCAGGCTTCCAAAGTCAGTGTGACCCTGTATGATGTCACCGGACGGCTGGTGGCGGTGATGACGAACGGCACGTATGGCGCAGGGGTTCATTCGGTACAGTTTTCTTCGGAAGGGGTAGCCAGCGGGGTGTATCTGGTGAAACTCTCGGCGAATGGCCATATGCTGACCACCAAGGTGGTGGCGCTGAAGTAA
- a CDS encoding outer membrane beta-barrel protein, translating to MHRNALILALLVCLITTLPALAQPEKGSTMISGTVSFSHYSGDLYSSYTDVMLAPNVSYFLTPNVALGGELAGGLSSGNGYTTTRVLIGPSLNVYFSSASQVVPYVGGALLLESESHRYSGHTFTYSGNSIKLRAGLAWFVRPALALTPEFQINFDTREEPEGYWNGQAHTVNMHGTVVSFGMGISGLLGPHKK from the coding sequence ATGCACCGCAACGCCCTGATCCTTGCACTTCTGGTCTGTCTTATTACCACCTTGCCCGCCCTCGCCCAGCCGGAAAAGGGTAGTACCATGATCTCGGGTACCGTATCCTTCTCTCATTACAGCGGCGACCTCTATTCGAGTTACACGGACGTGATGTTGGCTCCCAATGTCTCCTACTTTCTGACACCAAACGTGGCTCTCGGTGGAGAATTGGCGGGAGGCTTGAGCAGTGGAAATGGCTATACCACCACTCGGGTGCTGATCGGCCCATCTCTAAACGTTTACTTCTCCTCAGCTTCGCAAGTCGTCCCATACGTCGGCGGGGCTCTGCTCTTGGAAAGCGAATCCCACAGGTACAGCGGTCACACCTTTACCTACTCCGGCAACAGCATCAAGCTTCGCGCGGGCCTGGCCTGGTTTGTCCGCCCGGCCTTGGCCCTTACGCCGGAATTTCAAATCAACTTTGACACCCGGGAGGAGCCTGAAGGCTACTGGAACGGGCAAGCACACACGGTGAATATGCACGGCACGGTGGTCTCGTTTGGCATGGGCATCTCCGGCCTGCTCGGCCCCCACAAGAAATAG
- a CDS encoding YihY/virulence factor BrkB family protein, producing MSAVKDLFKFIVCVVDDFSTDNAATLGAALAFYTALSLAPLLMIFLFIAGLIGSDAQIQLVNQIQSLVGPQASAVIDLVIDNLRKQHHTGATSAVIGGITLLISATGVFAQLQFSMNTIWDVHAKPGNDVWTFIRQRLLSLTMMAVTGFLTLASLVISAALNFVFSGTGMWETVDSTASFAVYVLIFALIYKVLPDVRLAWRDVWIGALITAMLFVIGKFAIGKYLGYSSVGSAYGAAGSLVVLLLWFYYTSLIVFFGAEITQVRARRYDRGMVPKNYGEMNPHIKGRRTTTAAAEAQD from the coding sequence ATGTCGGCGGTTAAGGATCTGTTCAAGTTTATCGTCTGTGTGGTGGACGATTTTTCGACCGACAACGCGGCAACGCTGGGGGCGGCTCTGGCTTTCTATACCGCGCTGTCCCTTGCGCCGCTGCTGATGATCTTTCTGTTTATCGCCGGCCTGATCGGTTCGGATGCGCAGATTCAACTGGTAAATCAAATTCAGAGCCTGGTCGGGCCGCAGGCCAGTGCCGTAATTGATCTGGTGATCGACAACCTGCGCAAACAGCACCACACCGGCGCGACGTCGGCAGTGATCGGTGGAATCACCCTGTTGATTTCGGCCACCGGAGTCTTTGCCCAGTTGCAGTTTTCGATGAACACGATCTGGGACGTGCATGCCAAGCCGGGCAACGACGTCTGGACCTTTATCCGTCAGCGGCTGCTTTCCCTGACCATGATGGCTGTGACGGGCTTTCTGACGCTGGCCTCTCTGGTGATCAGTGCCGCGTTGAACTTCGTATTCTCCGGAACCGGGATGTGGGAGACCGTTGACTCGACCGCGTCCTTTGCCGTCTATGTTCTGATCTTTGCCCTCATCTACAAAGTGCTGCCCGACGTGCGGCTGGCGTGGCGGGATGTGTGGATCGGCGCACTGATTACCGCCATGTTGTTTGTGATCGGCAAGTTTGCCATCGGCAAATACCTCGGCTACAGCAGCGTCGGCTCGGCGTACGGCGCGGCAGGCTCGCTGGTGGTGCTGCTGCTCTGGTTTTATTACACGTCGCTGATTGTGTTCTTTGGAGCGGAAATCACACAGGTGCGCGCCCGACGCTATGACCGGGGAATGGTTCCTAAGAACTACGGAGAGATGAACCCGCACATCAAGGGCAGGCGAACCACCACCGCCGCCGCCGAAGCGCAAGACTGA
- a CDS encoding DUF2188 domain-containing protein: MSEPMIIEAVPIFDGWAVKFQGTKSAYSTHDNKAAAVKAASELAQSMLPSAVKILKEDGTVETELDFAE; this comes from the coding sequence ATGTCAGAGCCGATGATTATCGAAGCAGTCCCGATTTTCGACGGATGGGCGGTGAAGTTCCAGGGTACCAAGTCAGCCTACAGCACCCACGACAACAAAGCGGCGGCGGTCAAAGCCGCCAGCGAGCTTGCGCAATCCATGCTCCCCAGCGCGGTCAAAATTCTGAAGGAGGACGGCACGGTCGAGACCGAGTTGGATTTTGCCGAATAG